The following are encoded together in the Limanda limanda chromosome 12, fLimLim1.1, whole genome shotgun sequence genome:
- the LOC133015966 gene encoding tripartite motif-containing protein 16-like has translation MAQQENQLDREILSCSICVDLLKDPVTTVCGHSFCKSCINTHWDKEEEKGSYSCPQCRETFTPRPVLGKNTMLADLVEELKKTGLQDAPADHCYPGPGDVACDVCTGRKWKALKSCLNCLASYCEKHLQPHLQSAAFKKHKLVEPSEKLQENICSRHDEVMKMFCRTDQQCICYLCSMDEHKDHNIVSAAAERTERQRELGLRRQTIQQRVQDTEKDVKLLQQEEEAVNGSADKAVEDSEEIFTELIRLLEKRSSDVKQQIRSQQETEVSRVRELQERLEQEITELKRKDHELKQLSDTEDHNQFLHNYPSLSPLSESTHSSSIRIHPLRNFEDVRAAVSQVRGRLHDILSETETETLQIVSQVDVLLRQPEPQTRADFLKYSQEITLDPNTANRRLLLSEGNRKVTHMREDQSYSNHPDRFTGWRQVLSRESLTGRCYWEVEMEVGIWGVDVAVTYKNIRRAGGSHECRFGLNDKSWSFYCGINSYSFNYNSIKTPVSGPLSSRVGVYLDHSAGVLSFYSVSDTMTLLHRVQTTFTQPLYAGVMVYICGSIEFCKLK, from the coding sequence atggcgcagcaagaaaatcaactggacagagaaatacTCTCCTGTtcgatctgtgtggatctactgaaggatccggtgactactgtctgtggacacagcttctgtaagagctgtattaacacccactgggacaaagaggaggagaaaggaagctacagctgtcctcagtgtagagagaccttcacaccgaggcctgtcctggggaaaaacaccatgttagctgatttagtggaggagctgaagaagactggactccaagatgctcctgctgatcactgctatccTGGACCTggagatgtggcctgtgatgtctgcactgggagaaaatggaaagctctcaagtcatgtttgaattgtttggcctcttattgtgagaaacacctccagcctcatcttcagtcagctgcatttaagaagcacaagctggtggagccctcagagaagctccaggagaacatctgctctcgtcacgacgaggtgatgaagatgttctgccgcactgatcagcagtgtatctgttatctctgctctatggatgaacataaagaccacaacatagtgtcagctgcagcagaaaggactgagaggcagagagagctcgggctgaggagacaaacaatccagcagagagtccaggacacagagaaagacgtgaagctgcttcaacaggaggaggaggcagtcaatggctctgctgataaagcagtggaggacagtgaggagatcttcactgagctgatccgtctgctggagaaaagaagctctgatgtgaagcagcagatcagatcccagcaggaaactgaagtgagtcgagtcagagagcttcaggagagactggagcaggagatcactgagctgaagaggaaagaccatgaactgaagcagctctcagacacagaggatcacaaccagtttctacacaactacccctcactgtcaccactcagtgaatctacacactcatccagcatcaggatccatcctctgaggaactttgaggacgtgagagcagctgtgtctcaggtcagaggtcgactacatgacattctgagtgagacagagacagagactttacagattgtgtctcaagtggatgttttactgcgacaaccagagccacagaccagagctgacttcttaaaatattcacaggaaatcacactggatccaaacacagcaaacagacgtctgttattatctgagggaaacagaaaagtaacacatATGAgagaagatcagtcttattctaatcacccagacagattcactggttggcgtcaggtcctgagtagagagagtctgactggacgttgttactgggaggtggagatggaggtggggaTATGGGGAGTtgatgtagcagtcacatacaagaatatcagaagagcaggaggCTCACATGAATGTAGATTTGgattaaatgataaatcttggtcattttATTGTGGTATAAACAGTTATAGCTTTaattacaacagcatcaagactccagtgtcaggtcctctgtcctccagagtcggagtgtacctggatcacagtgcaggtgttctgtccttctacagcgtctctgacaccatgactctcctccacagagtccagaccacattcactcagccgctctatgctggagttatgGTTTATATTTGTGGATCCAtagagttctgtaaactcaaatag